A single window of Mycolicibacterium madagascariense DNA harbors:
- a CDS encoding helix-turn-helix domain-containing protein: MGVAGPRSPAVHRGARVLEAIASGAASTPAALGGLLGLPTSSIADLLSTMGDAGLIARDHDGTLHTGPRWSELSDPGGIAHRLFRACATTDLDGHTVSLARLFGDQIIVVDVRLGRHPLPLTPRPGQRQRATDGAAAAAILSSMTRAEAAGAVAVAAAHLGLTDDAMDATLALRVTRRRKVYESLSPLVGRQLACAVRDDSSACRQALVLHVPERWGNARRAAAALHAAANDY, encoded by the coding sequence GTGGGGGTAGCCGGACCGCGCAGCCCCGCCGTGCACCGGGGTGCCCGCGTCCTGGAGGCGATCGCCTCGGGCGCCGCGAGCACCCCGGCCGCCCTGGGCGGGCTGCTCGGACTGCCCACGAGCTCGATCGCCGACCTGCTGAGCACCATGGGCGACGCGGGCCTGATCGCCCGCGATCACGACGGGACCCTGCACACCGGCCCCCGCTGGTCCGAGCTCTCCGACCCCGGCGGCATCGCGCATCGTCTCTTTCGCGCTTGTGCCACAACAGATCTCGACGGTCACACCGTCTCGCTGGCACGGCTGTTCGGCGACCAGATCATCGTCGTCGACGTGCGCCTCGGCAGACATCCGTTGCCGCTCACCCCCCGCCCGGGCCAGCGCCAGCGCGCGACCGACGGGGCTGCGGCGGCGGCCATCCTCTCGTCGATGACGCGCGCCGAGGCGGCCGGCGCCGTCGCCGTCGCCGCCGCGCATCTCGGGCTCACCGACGACGCGATGGACGCGACCCTGGCCCTGCGGGTCACGCGGCGGCGCAAGGTCTACGAGTCGCTCTCACCTCTCGTCGGGCGCCAACTCGCGTGCGCCGTGCGCGACGATTCATCGGCCTGCCGCCAGGCCCTCGTGCTGCACGTCCCCGAGCGCTGGGGGAACGCCCGCAGGGCGGCCGCCGCCTTGCACGCCGCAGCCAACGACTACTGA
- a CDS encoding substrate-binding domain-containing protein — translation MPDPLAGASDHRERERVPALARAATVLRLVSDAERPLALADLTHRSSLPKSSVMGICHALTAEGLLARGVDGTYVLGSRVYELASAARAQRWPVHDIGFSYPLDESFFLAEIAALRAEADTLGARLRVHSAREDRATQSRQILDFVDAGLDLILVEPVATEGLEEACARARAARIPVVAIGSAVSGADAVVATDNTKAGFLAGSALVRALGGRGRVAMVGGIAITANSDRVAGFFAAIAPHPGLTVVATSYGELDAHSGERAAREILAGDSTVDGFFASNDQIAIGISRVLRARGIAVPIVGVDGARNAIEEIRSGGPIVATATQDPAALVRAAMDIGSALHGGGRVAPPSRYLAPRLIDADTVGEYRPWG, via the coding sequence GTGCCGGACCCATTGGCGGGGGCCAGTGATCATCGGGAACGGGAGCGCGTCCCCGCGCTGGCTCGCGCGGCCACCGTCCTTCGGCTGGTGAGCGACGCCGAGCGCCCGCTGGCCCTGGCCGACCTGACGCATCGCAGCAGCCTGCCCAAGAGCAGCGTCATGGGCATCTGCCATGCCCTCACGGCGGAGGGCCTCCTCGCCAGGGGCGTCGACGGCACCTACGTGCTCGGGTCGCGCGTCTACGAACTCGCCTCTGCGGCAAGGGCGCAACGCTGGCCGGTGCACGACATCGGTTTCAGCTACCCCCTCGACGAGAGCTTCTTCCTCGCCGAGATCGCCGCCCTCCGCGCCGAGGCCGACACGCTCGGCGCGCGCCTGCGGGTGCACAGCGCGAGGGAGGACAGGGCGACGCAGTCGCGCCAGATCCTCGACTTCGTCGACGCGGGACTCGACCTCATCCTCGTCGAACCCGTCGCGACCGAAGGCTTGGAGGAGGCCTGCGCCCGCGCCCGGGCGGCCCGAATACCCGTCGTCGCCATCGGTTCGGCGGTCAGCGGCGCCGACGCCGTCGTCGCGACCGACAACACGAAGGCCGGCTTCCTGGCGGGGTCGGCCTTGGTGAGGGCGTTAGGGGGTCGGGGTCGGGTCGCGATGGTGGGTGGCATTGCGATCACCGCCAACTCCGACCGCGTCGCCGGCTTCTTCGCGGCGATCGCCCCGCACCCCGGGTTGACGGTCGTCGCGACCAGCTATGGCGAGCTCGATGCCCACTCGGGGGAACGTGCCGCACGCGAGATCCTGGCGGGCGACTCCACCGTGGACGGCTTCTTCGCGAGCAATGACCAGATCGCCATTGGCATCTCGCGGGTGCTGCGCGCCCGCGGCATCGCGGTGCCGATCGTGGGGGTCGACGGAGCGAGGAACGCGATCGAGGAGATCCGCTCGGGGGGACCGATCGTCGCCACGGCGACGCAGGACCCGGCGGCCCTGGTGCGCGCGGCGATGGACATCGGTAGCGCCCTGCACGGCGGTGGCCGCGTCGCCCCGCCGTCGCGGTACCTCGCCCCCCGGCTGATCGACGCCGACACCGTCGGGGAGTATCGACCGTGGGGGTAG
- a CDS encoding autoinducer 2 ABC transporter substrate-binding protein has translation MAISQRVVGAISVVLAIAMVTGGCTKKNENTPSAGGGSSASQGASGGKVKVAFVPKLQGSPYFEAMDTGAKQAATALGNVEWLYQGPTSADAAAQAQIVRSFIQQKVDALVIAPNDPDSMAPLMKQAQDAGIKVLTADTDAPNSVREAFVNQATAEGIGTTTAETLMKAMGGKGKWAIVSCGETAENLNSWIAAEKAYVSAKYPEAQLVDVVYSGEDQAKGTQMSTDLMSAHPDLKGLLGQCTTSAVGVAQAVKDAGKIGQVFTVGIGTPKSMKPYLTDGSSSGSILWNVQNLGYLTAWAGEQLATGKAFQATNAVNAQLPQVKWDEATKTLVLGDPLLITTQNVDQFDY, from the coding sequence ATGGCGATTTCCCAGCGTGTCGTCGGTGCGATCAGCGTGGTCCTGGCCATCGCGATGGTGACCGGTGGATGCACCAAGAAGAACGAGAACACCCCCTCGGCGGGCGGGGGCTCGAGCGCCTCGCAGGGCGCCTCCGGCGGCAAGGTCAAGGTGGCGTTCGTCCCCAAACTGCAGGGCTCGCCCTACTTCGAGGCCATGGACACCGGAGCCAAGCAGGCCGCGACCGCTCTCGGCAACGTGGAATGGCTCTACCAGGGGCCGACGTCCGCCGACGCCGCGGCGCAGGCGCAGATCGTCCGGTCCTTCATCCAGCAGAAGGTCGACGCGCTGGTGATCGCTCCCAATGATCCCGATTCCATGGCGCCGCTCATGAAGCAGGCGCAGGATGCCGGCATCAAGGTCCTGACCGCCGACACCGACGCGCCCAACTCGGTCCGCGAGGCCTTCGTCAACCAGGCCACCGCCGAGGGCATCGGCACCACCACCGCCGAGACCCTGATGAAGGCGATGGGCGGAAAGGGCAAGTGGGCCATCGTGTCCTGCGGTGAGACCGCCGAGAACCTCAACTCGTGGATCGCCGCCGAGAAGGCCTACGTGTCGGCCAAGTACCCGGAGGCGCAGCTCGTCGACGTGGTCTACTCCGGTGAGGACCAGGCCAAGGGCACCCAGATGTCGACTGATCTGATGAGTGCCCACCCGGATCTGAAGGGCCTGCTGGGACAGTGCACGACCTCGGCCGTCGGCGTCGCGCAGGCCGTCAAGGACGCGGGCAAGATCGGTCAGGTCTTCACCGTCGGGATCGGCACCCCGAAGTCGATGAAGCCGTATCTGACCGACGGCTCGTCGTCCGGCTCGATCCTGTGGAACGTCCAGAATCTCGGCTACCTCACGGCGTGGGCCGGCGAGCAGCTCGCGACGGGCAAGGCGTTCCAAGCCACCAATGCGGTCAATGCTCAACTGCCACAGGTGAAGTGGGACGAGGCCACCAAGACCCTGGTGCTCGGTGATCCGCTGCTGATCACCACCCAGAACGTCGACCAGTTCGACTACTGA
- a CDS encoding YihY/virulence factor BrkB family protein, whose amino-acid sequence MWAWLDDFQRRHRAVGFVVAVIYKYVDEQGSYLAALITYYAFLSLFPALLLLTTVLGVILVGHPQLQQQVLHSAVAQFPVIGGQLYRPQGLSGGPAGVAIGIVVAIYGGLGVGQAVQNALDTLWAVPRNDRPDPLRSRLRSLLMLVALGGGLLASTALSAVAHASKSLGFFSTAGSVVAAVALNSVVALIAFRVATARDVTYRQIAPGAIAAAVMWQLLQWFGAIYVSHVVKSASETNSVFALVLGLLAFLYLIATALLLCATANVVAVDRLHPRALLTQFTDDVHLTGGDRRTYTAQAKAQRAKSFQRISVHFDDHGENRPEDGAAQ is encoded by the coding sequence ATGTGGGCATGGCTGGATGATTTCCAGCGCCGCCACCGCGCTGTCGGCTTCGTGGTGGCCGTCATCTACAAATACGTGGACGAGCAGGGTAGCTACCTCGCTGCCCTGATTACGTACTACGCGTTCCTGTCGCTGTTTCCCGCCTTGCTGCTCCTAACCACCGTGCTGGGCGTGATCCTGGTGGGGCACCCGCAGTTGCAGCAGCAGGTGCTGCACTCGGCCGTCGCGCAGTTCCCGGTGATCGGCGGTCAGCTGTACCGCCCGCAGGGACTCAGTGGCGGACCCGCCGGCGTCGCCATCGGCATCGTGGTCGCGATCTACGGCGGGCTCGGCGTGGGCCAGGCGGTCCAGAACGCCCTCGACACGCTGTGGGCGGTGCCGCGCAACGACCGACCCGATCCGCTGCGGTCTCGGCTGCGCAGCTTGCTCATGTTGGTCGCGCTCGGCGGGGGACTGCTGGCCTCGACGGCGCTGTCGGCGGTGGCGCACGCGTCGAAGTCGTTGGGATTCTTCAGCACTGCGGGTTCGGTCGTCGCCGCGGTCGCGCTCAACTCGGTCGTGGCCCTGATCGCGTTCCGGGTCGCGACGGCGCGCGACGTGACCTACCGCCAGATCGCACCGGGGGCCATCGCGGCGGCGGTGATGTGGCAGCTGCTGCAATGGTTCGGGGCGATCTACGTGTCCCACGTGGTGAAGAGTGCCAGCGAGACCAACAGCGTGTTCGCCTTGGTGCTGGGACTTCTCGCGTTCCTGTACCTGATCGCGACCGCCCTGCTGCTGTGTGCGACGGCGAACGTGGTGGCCGTCGACCGCCTGCATCCGCGGGCCCTGCTCACCCAGTTCACCGACGACGTCCACCTCACCGGCGGTGACCGCCGCACCTACACCGCACAGGCAAAGGCGCAGCGCGCCAAGAGCTTTCAGCGGATCAGCGTGCACTTCGACGATCACGGCGAGAACCGTCCCGAGGACGGTGCAGCTCAGTAG